The Triticum dicoccoides isolate Atlit2015 ecotype Zavitan chromosome 6A, WEW_v2.0, whole genome shotgun sequence genome has a window encoding:
- the LOC119319186 gene encoding uncharacterized protein LOC119319186 isoform X1 — translation MQSEERLLLTGPAAEAPQGRGSAERGGLMDPAEVPQVQWADPVSSSLRVYGRKQWRAVSKVLGNDNLLAEILVRLPPKPSSLPRTFVVCKRWRGILSDPEFLKRFRKHHRKPPLLGFFEGYANRFAPIMDSPDRITASCFSMPKSSTPYNDHREYMGCRHGLAVLVNKQDRKTFVWDPLTGRQHSVDFPPGLDDAFTGNFCMWRAAVLCADAEDGHVHGDCFLSPFKLVLLCCGGYNTQAFCSVYDSVSGVWGGVFSTAVSRIISLLRPSILVGNALCWLISGGDILVFDLECQSLDVIEKPAFYYVTDGCFQILRMEGGGLGLAVLLDLTIQLWERKSNSDGVVGWVLLKKTIPLEGMFPRRMNSVCIVGYDEDTNVIVLTSMTGNFTLQLDSMQLKHIVKRNNICYDPFYPYTNFYTAARQGSRSGRGESGTNCDRTRSANMLSWSNNLGI, via the exons ATGCAGAGCGAGGAGAGGCTGCTGCTGACGGGCCCCGCCGCCGAGGCTCCCCAAGGCCGAGG CAGTGCAGAGAGAGGAGGGCTGATGGATCCCGCTGAGGTTCCCCAAGTCCAATG GGCCGACCCCGTTTCCAGCTCGCTGCGTGTGTACGGTAGGAAGCAGTGGCGTGCCGTGTCCAAGGTGCTCGGTAACGACAATCTCCTCGCTGAGATCCTCGTCCGCCTCCCTCCCAAGCCGTCCTCGCTCCCCCGCACATTCGTCGTGTGCAAGCGCTGGCGTGGCATCCTCTCCGACCCCGAGTTCCTCAAACGCTTCCGCAAGCACCACCGAAAGCCTCCTCTCCTCGGCTTCTTTGAAGGGTATGCCAACCGCTTTGCTCCCATCATGGACTCACCGGACCGTATCACTGCCTCCTGCTTCTCCATGCCCAAGAGCAGCACGCCCTACAACGACCATCGAGAATACATGGGCTGCCGCCACGGCCTCGCTGTTCTGGTCAACAAGCAGGATCGCAAGACCTTCGTGTGGGACCCCCTCACTGGCCGACAGCACAGCGTGGATTTTCCACCCGGGCTCGATGATGCCTTCACGGGGAATTTCTGTATGTGGCGTGCCGCAGTGTTGTGTGCTGATGCCGAAGATGGGCATGTCCATGGAGACTGCTTCTTGAGCCCGTTTAAATTGGTTTTGCTCTGCTGCGGTGGATACAATACACAAGCATTTTGTTCTGTCTATGACTCGGTGTCTGGTGTTTGGGGAGGTGTTTTCTCGACCGCGGTATCACGTATAATTTCTCTGTTAAGGCCCAGCATCCTGGTTGGTAATGCACTTTGCTGGCTGATTTCTGGAGGTGATATCCTTGTGTTTGATTTGGAATGTCAGAGCCTTGATGTGATCGAGAAGCCGGCATTCTACTATGTTACCGACGGGTGTTTTCAGATTTTACGGATGGAGGGTGGTGGACTTGGCCTTGCTGTTTTGTTGGACTTGACCATCCAATTGTGGGAGAGGAAATCTAACTCTGATGGTGTTGTCGGATGGGTGTTGCTGAAGAAAACCATTCCACTGGAGGGGATGTTTCCAAGGAGAATGAATTCTGTATGTATCGTCGGGTATgatgaggacacaaatgtgattgttCTCACTTCGATGACCGGCAACTTCACGCTCCAACTTGACTCGATGCAGCTCAAACATATTGTTAAAAGAAACAACATATGTTACGACCCGTTTTATCCCTACACAAATTTCTATACTGCAG CAAGGCAGGGCAGTCGGTCGGGAAGGGGTGAATCTGGAACTAATTGTGATCGGACCAGATCTGCTAACATGCTATCTTGGTCGAACAATTTAG GTATTTAG
- the LOC119319186 gene encoding uncharacterized protein LOC119319186 isoform X2: MQSEERLLLTGPAAEAPQGRGAERGGLMDPAEVPQVQWADPVSSSLRVYGRKQWRAVSKVLGNDNLLAEILVRLPPKPSSLPRTFVVCKRWRGILSDPEFLKRFRKHHRKPPLLGFFEGYANRFAPIMDSPDRITASCFSMPKSSTPYNDHREYMGCRHGLAVLVNKQDRKTFVWDPLTGRQHSVDFPPGLDDAFTGNFCMWRAAVLCADAEDGHVHGDCFLSPFKLVLLCCGGYNTQAFCSVYDSVSGVWGGVFSTAVSRIISLLRPSILVGNALCWLISGGDILVFDLECQSLDVIEKPAFYYVTDGCFQILRMEGGGLGLAVLLDLTIQLWERKSNSDGVVGWVLLKKTIPLEGMFPRRMNSVCIVGYDEDTNVIVLTSMTGNFTLQLDSMQLKHIVKRNNICYDPFYPYTNFYTAARQGSRSGRGESGTNCDRTRSANMLSWSNNLGI, translated from the exons ATGCAGAGCGAGGAGAGGCTGCTGCTGACGGGCCCCGCCGCCGAGGCTCCCCAAGGCCGAGG TGCAGAGAGAGGAGGGCTGATGGATCCCGCTGAGGTTCCCCAAGTCCAATG GGCCGACCCCGTTTCCAGCTCGCTGCGTGTGTACGGTAGGAAGCAGTGGCGTGCCGTGTCCAAGGTGCTCGGTAACGACAATCTCCTCGCTGAGATCCTCGTCCGCCTCCCTCCCAAGCCGTCCTCGCTCCCCCGCACATTCGTCGTGTGCAAGCGCTGGCGTGGCATCCTCTCCGACCCCGAGTTCCTCAAACGCTTCCGCAAGCACCACCGAAAGCCTCCTCTCCTCGGCTTCTTTGAAGGGTATGCCAACCGCTTTGCTCCCATCATGGACTCACCGGACCGTATCACTGCCTCCTGCTTCTCCATGCCCAAGAGCAGCACGCCCTACAACGACCATCGAGAATACATGGGCTGCCGCCACGGCCTCGCTGTTCTGGTCAACAAGCAGGATCGCAAGACCTTCGTGTGGGACCCCCTCACTGGCCGACAGCACAGCGTGGATTTTCCACCCGGGCTCGATGATGCCTTCACGGGGAATTTCTGTATGTGGCGTGCCGCAGTGTTGTGTGCTGATGCCGAAGATGGGCATGTCCATGGAGACTGCTTCTTGAGCCCGTTTAAATTGGTTTTGCTCTGCTGCGGTGGATACAATACACAAGCATTTTGTTCTGTCTATGACTCGGTGTCTGGTGTTTGGGGAGGTGTTTTCTCGACCGCGGTATCACGTATAATTTCTCTGTTAAGGCCCAGCATCCTGGTTGGTAATGCACTTTGCTGGCTGATTTCTGGAGGTGATATCCTTGTGTTTGATTTGGAATGTCAGAGCCTTGATGTGATCGAGAAGCCGGCATTCTACTATGTTACCGACGGGTGTTTTCAGATTTTACGGATGGAGGGTGGTGGACTTGGCCTTGCTGTTTTGTTGGACTTGACCATCCAATTGTGGGAGAGGAAATCTAACTCTGATGGTGTTGTCGGATGGGTGTTGCTGAAGAAAACCATTCCACTGGAGGGGATGTTTCCAAGGAGAATGAATTCTGTATGTATCGTCGGGTATgatgaggacacaaatgtgattgttCTCACTTCGATGACCGGCAACTTCACGCTCCAACTTGACTCGATGCAGCTCAAACATATTGTTAAAAGAAACAACATATGTTACGACCCGTTTTATCCCTACACAAATTTCTATACTGCAG CAAGGCAGGGCAGTCGGTCGGGAAGGGGTGAATCTGGAACTAATTGTGATCGGACCAGATCTGCTAACATGCTATCTTGGTCGAACAATTTAG GTATTTAG
- the LOC119319186 gene encoding uncharacterized protein LOC119319186 isoform X3: protein MQSEERLLLTGPAAEAPQGRGSAERGGLMDPAEVPQVQWADPVSSSLRVYGRKQWRAVSKVLGNDNLLAEILVRLPPKPSSLPRTFVVCKRWRGILSDPEFLKRFRKHHRKPPLLGFFEGYANRFAPIMDSPDRITASCFSMPKSSTPYNDHREYMGCRHGLAVLVNKQDRKTFVWDPLTGRQHSVDFPPGLDDAFTGNFCMWRAAVLCADAEDGHVHGDCFLSPFKLVLLCCGGYNTQAFCSVYDSVSGVWGGVFSTAVSRIISLLRPSILVGNALCWLISGGDILVFDLECQSLDVIEKPAFYYVTDGCFQILRMEGGGLGLAVLLDLTIQLWERKSNSDGVVGWVLLKKTIPLEGMFPRRMNSVCIVGYDEDTNVIVLTSMTGNFTLQLDSMQLKHIVKRNNICYDPFYPYTNFYTAGRAVGREGVNLELIVIGPDLLTCYLGRTI, encoded by the exons ATGCAGAGCGAGGAGAGGCTGCTGCTGACGGGCCCCGCCGCCGAGGCTCCCCAAGGCCGAGG CAGTGCAGAGAGAGGAGGGCTGATGGATCCCGCTGAGGTTCCCCAAGTCCAATG GGCCGACCCCGTTTCCAGCTCGCTGCGTGTGTACGGTAGGAAGCAGTGGCGTGCCGTGTCCAAGGTGCTCGGTAACGACAATCTCCTCGCTGAGATCCTCGTCCGCCTCCCTCCCAAGCCGTCCTCGCTCCCCCGCACATTCGTCGTGTGCAAGCGCTGGCGTGGCATCCTCTCCGACCCCGAGTTCCTCAAACGCTTCCGCAAGCACCACCGAAAGCCTCCTCTCCTCGGCTTCTTTGAAGGGTATGCCAACCGCTTTGCTCCCATCATGGACTCACCGGACCGTATCACTGCCTCCTGCTTCTCCATGCCCAAGAGCAGCACGCCCTACAACGACCATCGAGAATACATGGGCTGCCGCCACGGCCTCGCTGTTCTGGTCAACAAGCAGGATCGCAAGACCTTCGTGTGGGACCCCCTCACTGGCCGACAGCACAGCGTGGATTTTCCACCCGGGCTCGATGATGCCTTCACGGGGAATTTCTGTATGTGGCGTGCCGCAGTGTTGTGTGCTGATGCCGAAGATGGGCATGTCCATGGAGACTGCTTCTTGAGCCCGTTTAAATTGGTTTTGCTCTGCTGCGGTGGATACAATACACAAGCATTTTGTTCTGTCTATGACTCGGTGTCTGGTGTTTGGGGAGGTGTTTTCTCGACCGCGGTATCACGTATAATTTCTCTGTTAAGGCCCAGCATCCTGGTTGGTAATGCACTTTGCTGGCTGATTTCTGGAGGTGATATCCTTGTGTTTGATTTGGAATGTCAGAGCCTTGATGTGATCGAGAAGCCGGCATTCTACTATGTTACCGACGGGTGTTTTCAGATTTTACGGATGGAGGGTGGTGGACTTGGCCTTGCTGTTTTGTTGGACTTGACCATCCAATTGTGGGAGAGGAAATCTAACTCTGATGGTGTTGTCGGATGGGTGTTGCTGAAGAAAACCATTCCACTGGAGGGGATGTTTCCAAGGAGAATGAATTCTGTATGTATCGTCGGGTATgatgaggacacaaatgtgattgttCTCACTTCGATGACCGGCAACTTCACGCTCCAACTTGACTCGATGCAGCTCAAACATATTGTTAAAAGAAACAACATATGTTACGACCCGTTTTATCCCTACACAAATTTCTATACTGCAG GCAGGGCAGTCGGTCGGGAAGGGGTGAATCTGGAACTAATTGTGATCGGACCAGATCTGCTAACATGCTATCTTGGTCGAACAATTTAG